One window from the genome of Eucalyptus grandis isolate ANBG69807.140 chromosome 7, ASM1654582v1, whole genome shotgun sequence encodes:
- the LOC104452420 gene encoding uncharacterized protein LOC104452420, whose amino-acid sequence MGVLSNNIKRDQLKPGDHIYSWRHFYLYSHHGIYDTEGKVIHFTRGAGHEIGRGTVLDRIISSSCPTPPISTECEICGDQSRLDGVISSCIDCFLSGGNLYLFEYGVSPVFHLASARGGTCTLAKSDPPEDVLHRASYLLQNGFGGYNLFKNNCEDFAVYCKTGLLVETAISEGRSGQAAAFQAATSAVGSFPLGYLTTRVTGLAVSGLAVEGLVSYGSYCVSRLVSDIGFRHDAVKVPVERLVDQSHLCDPQAAMNSPLYWGSP is encoded by the exons ATGGGAGTGCTGTCCAACAATATCAAAAGGGACCAACTCAAGCCTGGGGATCACATCTACTCTTGGCGTCACTTTTACCTCTACTCCCACCACG GAATATACGATACTGAAGGGAAGGTTATTCACTTCACTCGAGGGGCAGGACACGAAATCGGCAGGGGTACTGTGTTAGACCGCATCATTTCGAGCTCATGTCCCACTCCTCCCATCAGCACAGAATGTGAGATATGCGGAGATCAGTCGAGGCTTGATGGTGTCATCTCTTCGTGCATCGACTGCTTCCTTTCAGGTGGAAACCTCTACCTCTTTGAGTACGGCGTGTCCCCTGTTTTCCATCTTGCTAGCGCTCGAGGAGGGACTTGCACCCTTGCGAAATCTGACCCCCCTGAAGATGTGCTTCACCGTGCCTCTTACCTCCTCCAGAATGGCTTCGGAGGCTACAATCTTTTCAAGAACAACTGTGAGGACTTTGCTGTCTACTGTAAAACGGGTCTGCTTGTGGAGACAGCAATTAGCGAAGGCCGAAGTGGGCAAGCAGCAGCTTTTCAGGCTGCTACAAGTGCTGTCGGGTCCTTTCCACTTGGATACTTGACGACCCGTGTTACTGGTCTGGCAGTTAGTGGTCTGGCAGTTGAAGGTCTGGTGAGTTATGGCAGCTATTGCGTCAGTCGTTTGGTCTCTGACATTGGGTTTCGCCATGATGCGGTTAAAGTACCGGTCGAAAGACTTGTGGATCAATCTCATTTATGTGATCCCCAAGCTGCTATGAATAGTCCGTTGTATTGGGGTTCGCCATGA